The following DNA comes from Mucisphaera calidilacus.
AGGCCTCGGATCTTGCGCAGGTCGACCACGGAGGCGACGATGCCGACGAAGACCAGGCGGTCGTTGGCGCGGAGTTTCTGATCGGGCCCGACGGCGGCGAGGATTTCCTGATCGCGTTGGATCTCGGTGAGGTAGAGGCCGGGGAGGTGACGCAGCCCGGCGGCTTCGATCGTGCTCCCGACGAGCGGGCCGTCGGGTTCGACGATCATCTCGACGGCGTACTCGCGTGCGCTGCGTTCGCGGTCGATCGCGGGTTTGCGGTCGGGCAGGAGCCAGCGTCCGACGACCAGCAAATAGATAAAGCCAAGAAGAGCGCAGGGCAGGCCGACCCAGGCGAGATCGAACATCCCGAGGCCGGTGCCGACGCGTGGGTCCTCGAGCATTCTGCCGTTGACCACGAGGTTGGTGGACGTGCCGATCAGCGTGCACATCCCGCCGAGGATCGCGGCGTAGCTGAGGGGGATGAGCAGCTTCGACGGGCTGATGGCGCACTTGCGGGCGAGGTCGCCGACGGCGGGGAGGAAGACGGCGACGACGGCGGTGTTGCTCAGGAAGGCGGAGAGGCCGGCGGCGGTGGGCATGACGCGTGCCTGTGCCGTGGTGGCACTGGTCGGTCGGCCGAGGAACCACTGGCTCATGAGTTCGGTGGCGCCGGTGTGGCGGAGGCCTGCGGCGACGACGTAGAGCAGGGCGATGGTGATCGGCCCCTGGCTGCCGAAGCCGAGGAACAGCTCATCGATGTGGGGCATGCGCTCGCTGAACAGCCCGACGGTGGCGAGGAGTGCGAGGGTGCCCATGAGGATCACGTCGGGCCCGGTGACGTTGGCGGCGAGGATGAGGATCATCGCGGCGAGCGTGGCGAGAGTGGTCCAGGCTTCCCATGGCATAGGCGTCGCTCTGTTCTCAGGCGGGGATGATGCCCTGGGCTTCGAGTGCTGCGATGACGGCGGCGGTCTCGTCTTCGAGTGACATGGTGTCGGTGGTGAGGGTGAGTTCGGGCTGTTCGGGCGGCTCGTAGGGTGAGGAGATGCCCGTGAAATCTTTGATCGCGCCGGCGCGGGCTTTCTTGTAGAGGCCCTTGGGGTCGCGGGCCTCGGCGGTCTTGAGGGAGACGTCGATGTAGACCTCGATAAAGGGCAGGCCGTGTTCGTCGTGGAGTTGGCGCACCCGGTCGCGGTCGGCACGGAAGGGGCTGATGAACGAGGAGAGGACGATCAGGCCGGCGTCGGCGAAGAGGCGTGCGACCTCGCCGATGCGTCGGATGTTCTCGACACGGTCTTCTTCGGAGAAGCCGAGGTTGGCGTTGAGGCCCATGCGGATGTTGTCGCCATCGAGCCGGTAGCAGAGCCGGCGGCGTCGGGTGAGTTCGGCTTCGACGGCGACGGCGACGGTTGACTTGCCCGAGCCGGAGAGTCCTGTGAACCAGAGGGTGGCGCCCTTGTGTCTCAGGAGCGCAGCGCGGTCGTCGCGGGTGACGCTGCCGTGGTGAAAGGTGACGTTGGTGGCTTTGTGCTCGGTCATCGTGGTGGTGTTTATTCGCTGGGGAGGGTGGCGACGCTTGTGACGGCGTTGATGATGCTGGCGTGGTCGAAGTCGACGGAGGCGGCGATGCCCCGGTTGGCGGTGAGTTCGCGTCCGAGTGAGAAATCGAGGGGTTTGCCGAGGATGTCGGTCACGGTGCCGCCCGCTTCCTCGACGACGATGGACCCGGCGGCGTGGTCCCAGATCTTTTCGCGGTAGCCGGGCCGCGTCGGCATGCGCAGGTAGACCGAGGCGAGGCCGGCTGCGAGGGAGGCGTACTTGGCCTGGGAGTCGATGCGGTAGGGGGGTGCGGTGATGCCGATGCGTTGGGCGATGGCGGCGGCCTGGTCCTGGTCGCTGTGCGCCGACTCGACCGACTCGCAGAATCGAGGCGTGGTGTCGTCGGTGGCCCGCAGGTCGTGGGCGTCGAGGCTGCCGTCTTCGGCGAGGCTGTAGCGGATGACGCCCTGGCCGCGTCGGGCGGCGAGGAGCGTCCCGGTGCCGGGGGCATCGGGCATCTCGAGGTTGGGACAGGCGAGCACGCCGAGGACAACCCGGCCGTCTTCGATCAGCCCGAGTGCGACGGCGTATTGTTCACGCCTGAGGAAACCCTTGGTGCCGTCGATGGGGTCGAGAGTCCAGTACGTTCCCTTGCCCGGCTCGATGGCGGCGGAGCCCCGGTCGATCCAGCCGAGCACGTTTTCTTCGGAGCATTCGATCCCGAGTGATTCGCTGACTTCTTCGGTGACGGCGGCGCGGGTTGCGGCTTCATCTTCGGATCGAAGGGCGTCGGCGGACTCTTCGCCGACGACGGCGGTGACGGATGCGTTCTCGGCGAGGTGATGGCAGACG
Coding sequences within:
- the cysC gene encoding adenylyl-sulfate kinase; the protein is MTEHKATNVTFHHGSVTRDDRAALLRHKGATLWFTGLSGSGKSTVAVAVEAELTRRRRLCYRLDGDNIRMGLNANLGFSEEDRVENIRRIGEVARLFADAGLIVLSSFISPFRADRDRVRQLHDEHGLPFIEVYIDVSLKTAEARDPKGLYKKARAGAIKDFTGISSPYEPPEQPELTLTTDTMSLEDETAAVIAALEAQGIIPA
- a CDS encoding 3'(2'),5'-bisphosphate nucleotidase — encoded protein: MTTPLHDQAIQHAIEAVILAADACRRVQQRRITPQTLEKRDKSPVTVADFAAQALVCHHLAENASVTAVVGEESADALRSEDEAATRAAVTEEVSESLGIECSEENVLGWIDRGSAAIEPGKGTYWTLDPIDGTKGFLRREQYAVALGLIEDGRVVLGVLACPNLEMPDAPGTGTLLAARRGQGVIRYSLAEDGSLDAHDLRATDDTTPRFCESVESAHSDQDQAAAIAQRIGITAPPYRIDSQAKYASLAAGLASVYLRMPTRPGYREKIWDHAAGSIVVEEAGGTVTDILGKPLDFSLGRELTANRGIAASVDFDHASIINAVTSVATLPSE